From a single Phormidium ambiguum IAM M-71 genomic region:
- a CDS encoding dihydroorotate dehydrogenase-like protein, giving the protein MDLTTNYLGLTLRSPIVPSAAAPLTENVDNIRKMEDAGAGAVVLHSLFEEQIRQERQELHHHLTYHSESFAEALTYFPEPEIFHVGTEEYLNHIRRAKQMVDIPIIASLNGSTIGGWTDFASQIQQAGADALELNIYYVPTDFNMSGAQVEQNYIDIVRAVKSAITIPVAVKLSPYFSNMAYMTKRLEEAGADGLVLFNRFYQPDIDIEELEVRPNIILSTPEAMRLPMRWIAILYGRIRPEMAATGGIHKGQEAIKMLMAGAKITQICSVLMRHGIAHIRDIENEMKHWMIEHEYESVKQMIGSMSQINCPDESAFERAQYMRAVQTYKPPVALS; this is encoded by the coding sequence ATGGATTTAACTACTAATTATTTGGGATTAACGTTGCGATCGCCTATTGTACCTTCAGCCGCAGCACCCCTCACCGAGAATGTCGATAACATTAGAAAAATGGAAGATGCGGGTGCAGGTGCCGTAGTTTTGCACTCTTTATTTGAAGAACAAATTCGGCAAGAACGCCAAGAATTGCATCATCATCTAACATATCATTCCGAATCTTTTGCCGAAGCACTCACCTATTTTCCCGAACCAGAAATTTTCCATGTTGGCACAGAAGAATATCTAAATCATATTCGTCGAGCCAAACAAATGGTAGATATTCCCATTATTGCCAGCCTTAACGGTAGCACTATTGGTGGATGGACAGATTTTGCCAGTCAAATTCAACAAGCAGGCGCAGATGCACTCGAATTAAACATCTATTATGTGCCTACCGATTTCAACATGAGTGGCGCACAAGTCGAACAAAATTATATTGATATTGTTCGCGCCGTCAAATCAGCCATAACAATTCCTGTTGCTGTTAAATTAAGTCCTTACTTCAGCAACATGGCATACATGACAAAACGCTTGGAAGAAGCAGGTGCAGATGGACTCGTTTTATTCAACCGTTTCTATCAACCAGACATTGATATTGAAGAATTAGAAGTTCGCCCAAACATCATCTTAAGTACACCCGAAGCCATGCGTTTACCAATGCGTTGGATTGCAATTTTGTACGGCAGAATTCGCCCAGAGATGGCAGCAACAGGCGGCATTCACAAAGGACAAGAAGCGATCAAAATGCTGATGGCGGGAGCAAAAATTACCCAAATTTGTTCCGTATTAATGCGTCATGGAATCGCCCATATTCGAGACATTGAAAATGAAATGAAACACTGGATGATTGAACATGAATACGAATCAGTCAAACAGATGATTGGTAGCATGAGTCAAATCAACTGCCCAGACGAATCAGCCTTTGAACGCGCCCAATATATGCGGGCAGTTCAAACTTATAAACCTCCTGTTGCCCTTTCATAA
- the nifJ gene encoding pyruvate:ferredoxin (flavodoxin) oxidoreductase has translation MTTRTYATIDGNEAVAYVAYRLNEVIAIYPITPSSPMAEWSDAWTSENKPNIWGTVPSVVEMQSEGGVAGAVHGALQTGSLTTTFTASQGLLLMIPNMYKIAGELTPTVFHIAARSLAAQGLSIFGDHSDVMSARSTGFAMLCSASVQEAHDFALISTAASLESRIPFIHFFDGFRTSHEVQKVELLTEDDLRSLIPDELVFAHRERALTPDRPVLRGTAQNPDVYFQARETVNPFYTDCIDITQKVMDEFAKLTGRQYQLYEYHGDPKAERVIILMGSGCDAAHETADYLNNLGEKVGVLKVRLYRPFDAKRLVAALPETVKSIAVLDRCKEPGAGGEPLYLDVIAALAEENRTGIKVVGGRYGLSSKEFTPAMIKAVYDNLAVAESKNHFTVGINDDVTHTSLAYDPEFSIEPDSVVRAVFYGLGADGTVGANKNSIKIIGEETDNYAQGYFVYDSKKSGSVTVSHLRFGPNPIRSIYLISQANFVACHQWGFLEQFEMLHIAKPGATFLLNSPFAPEEVWSKLPRSVQEIIINKKLKLFVSDANKVARESGMAGRINTVMQVCFFALSGVLPREEAIAQIKKSVKKTYGKKGPEIVEKNMKAIDNSLDNLFEVKVPDRIDSEIVLRPAVPDTAPAFVREVLGQIIAKKGDELPVSAMPVDGTYPTGTSKWEKRNICQEIPVWDPDVCVQCGKCVMVCPHSVIRSKVYEPSELENAPETFKSTNAKDHDWTGLKFTIQVAPEDCTGCGVCVDVCPAKNKSQPKLKAINMAEQLPLREPERENWDYFLNLPNPDRRELKLNKINQQQMQEPLFEFSGACGGCGETPYLKLVSQLFGDRMIVANATGCSSIYGGNLPTTPWAHNAEGRGPAWSNSLFEDNAEFGLGFRVSIDKQTEFAIELLKKLASEIGETLVSEILNNEQKNEADIWEQREKVAALKQRLEEVINSASDNSIKAKAKQLKSLADYLVRKSVWIIGGDGWAYDIGYGGLDHVIASGRNVNILVLDTEVYSNTGGQMSKSTPRGAVAKFAAAGKPAAKKDLGLIAMTYGNVYVANVAMGARDEHTLKAFLEAEAYDGPSLIIAYSHCIAHGINMTTGMQQQKAAVESGAKLLYRYNPERVLKGENPLQLDSRSPKIPIEQYMYAETRFKMLTASKPEQAKRLLQEAQQDVNSRWEMYQYLASRQLHTNGNGHKDQSKTGESSDKGEETTGGKPEALKS, from the coding sequence ATGACTACAAGAACTTATGCAACGATCGACGGTAACGAGGCAGTAGCTTATGTTGCCTACCGTCTAAATGAAGTAATTGCCATTTATCCGATTACACCTTCTTCACCGATGGCAGAATGGTCGGATGCGTGGACATCAGAAAACAAACCCAACATCTGGGGAACAGTGCCATCAGTAGTAGAAATGCAAAGCGAAGGTGGCGTTGCTGGTGCAGTTCACGGGGCGCTACAAACAGGATCGTTAACAACAACATTCACCGCATCTCAGGGATTATTATTAATGATCCCGAATATGTATAAAATTGCTGGCGAATTAACACCTACAGTATTTCATATTGCCGCCCGTAGTTTAGCTGCCCAAGGACTTTCGATTTTTGGCGATCATAGCGATGTAATGTCAGCCCGTTCTACTGGCTTTGCCATGTTGTGTTCGGCATCAGTACAAGAAGCACATGATTTCGCTTTAATTTCCACCGCAGCCAGTTTAGAATCACGCATTCCTTTTATACATTTCTTTGATGGTTTCCGCACTTCTCACGAAGTTCAAAAAGTAGAATTATTAACCGAAGACGATTTGCGATCGCTAATTCCCGACGAGTTAGTATTTGCTCATCGTGAAAGAGCATTAACTCCCGATCGTCCAGTATTAAGAGGAACTGCTCAAAACCCCGACGTTTACTTCCAAGCACGCGAAACAGTTAACCCATTTTATACAGATTGTATCGACATTACTCAAAAAGTAATGGATGAATTTGCCAAACTAACTGGACGGCAATATCAATTGTATGAATATCACGGAGATCCTAAAGCTGAAAGAGTAATTATTTTAATGGGTTCTGGTTGCGATGCTGCCCATGAAACCGCCGACTATCTCAACAATTTAGGTGAAAAAGTTGGAGTATTAAAAGTTAGATTGTATCGTCCGTTTGATGCCAAACGCTTAGTAGCAGCATTACCCGAAACCGTTAAATCTATTGCAGTTTTAGACCGTTGCAAAGAACCGGGCGCAGGTGGCGAACCTCTCTATTTAGATGTAATTGCTGCCTTAGCTGAAGAAAATCGGACAGGCATTAAAGTAGTAGGTGGACGCTACGGTTTATCATCCAAAGAATTCACTCCAGCGATGATTAAAGCCGTGTATGATAATCTCGCTGTTGCCGAATCGAAGAATCATTTTACAGTGGGAATTAACGACGACGTTACCCACACCAGCTTAGCTTATGACCCGGAATTTAGCATTGAACCAGATAGCGTAGTTCGAGCAGTATTCTATGGTTTAGGTGCTGATGGAACCGTTGGCGCGAACAAAAATTCCATCAAAATCATTGGCGAAGAAACTGACAACTACGCCCAAGGTTATTTCGTTTACGACTCGAAGAAATCAGGATCGGTAACAGTATCTCACTTACGCTTTGGGCCGAATCCAATTCGCTCAATTTATTTAATTAGTCAAGCGAATTTTGTGGCTTGTCACCAATGGGGATTTTTAGAACAGTTTGAAATGTTGCATATTGCCAAACCTGGCGCAACATTCCTGTTAAATAGTCCTTTTGCCCCCGAAGAAGTTTGGAGTAAATTACCACGATCGGTCCAAGAAATCATCATCAACAAAAAACTGAAATTATTCGTTTCCGATGCTAACAAAGTTGCTAGAGAAAGCGGCATGGCGGGACGGATTAATACAGTAATGCAAGTTTGTTTCTTTGCCCTTTCGGGAGTATTACCCAGAGAAGAAGCGATCGCGCAAATCAAGAAATCCGTGAAGAAAACTTACGGTAAGAAAGGGCCAGAAATTGTCGAGAAAAACATGAAAGCGATCGACAATAGTTTGGATAACTTATTTGAAGTAAAAGTTCCCGATCGCATCGATAGCGAAATAGTTCTCCGTCCCGCAGTACCCGACACAGCACCCGCATTTGTCCGCGAAGTATTAGGCCAAATTATTGCTAAAAAAGGCGATGAACTTCCGGTTAGTGCCATGCCAGTTGATGGTACTTATCCCACCGGAACATCGAAATGGGAAAAACGCAACATTTGCCAAGAAATTCCCGTTTGGGACCCTGATGTTTGCGTGCAATGTGGCAAGTGCGTCATGGTATGTCCACACAGCGTAATTCGCAGCAAAGTTTATGAACCAAGCGAACTAGAAAACGCACCAGAAACCTTCAAGAGTACCAACGCCAAAGACCACGATTGGACAGGCTTAAAATTCACCATTCAAGTAGCACCAGAAGATTGTACAGGTTGTGGTGTTTGTGTGGATGTTTGCCCAGCGAAAAATAAATCCCAACCAAAACTGAAAGCAATTAATATGGCAGAACAATTGCCATTAAGAGAACCAGAAAGAGAAAATTGGGATTACTTCTTAAACTTGCCAAATCCCGATCGCCGCGAATTGAAGTTGAACAAGATCAATCAACAACAAATGCAAGAACCTTTGTTTGAATTCTCAGGTGCTTGCGGCGGTTGTGGAGAAACACCTTACTTGAAATTAGTCAGTCAGTTATTTGGCGATCGCATGATCGTTGCCAACGCCACAGGTTGTTCCTCAATTTATGGCGGAAACTTACCCACAACACCTTGGGCGCATAATGCCGAAGGACGTGGCCCAGCTTGGTCGAATTCCCTGTTTGAAGACAACGCCGAATTTGGCTTAGGTTTCCGAGTATCGATCGACAAACAAACCGAATTTGCGATCGAATTACTGAAGAAATTAGCCAGCGAAATAGGCGAAACTTTAGTCAGTGAAATCCTCAACAACGAACAAAAGAACGAAGCCGACATTTGGGAACAACGAGAAAAAGTTGCCGCCCTCAAACAACGCTTAGAAGAAGTAATTAATTCTGCATCAGATAACAGCATCAAAGCCAAAGCAAAACAACTGAAATCCCTAGCAGATTATCTCGTCAGAAAGAGCGTTTGGATCATCGGTGGAGACGGTTGGGCGTATGATATTGGTTACGGTGGATTAGACCATGTAATTGCTAGCGGACGTAACGTTAATATCCTAGTTTTGGACACCGAAGTTTACTCAAATACTGGTGGGCAAATGTCCAAATCCACCCCGCGTGGTGCAGTTGCAAAATTCGCCGCTGCGGGAAAACCTGCTGCTAAGAAAGACCTCGGTTTAATTGCGATGACTTACGGCAATGTTTATGTTGCTAACGTAGCAATGGGCGCAAGAGATGAACATACATTGAAAGCATTCTTAGAAGCAGAAGCTTACGACGGCCCATCATTAATTATTGCCTACTCTCATTGCATCGCTCATGGTATTAACATGACCACAGGAATGCAGCAACAAAAAGCAGCAGTAGAATCCGGTGCCAAACTGTTGTATCGTTACAATCCAGAACGAGTACTTAAAGGAGAAAATCCGCTGCAATTAGACAGCCGTTCGCCAAAAATCCCGATCGAACAATATATGTATGCTGAAACTCGGTTTAAGATGCTCACAGCTAGCAAACCGGAACAAGCAAAACGGCTACTTCAAGAAGCACAACAAGATGTAAATTCTCGTTGGGAAATGTACCAATATTTAGCTTCTCGCCAATTGCATACTAATGGAAATGGTCATAAAGATCAAAGCAAAACTGGTGAAAGTTCCGACAAAGGCGAAGAAACAACAGGCGGAAAACCCGAAGCGTTAAAAAGTTAA